One window of the Campylobacter showae CSUNSWCD genome contains the following:
- the serB gene encoding phosphoserine phosphatase SerB has product MIKLCVFDFDSTLMDGETIDFLAAAKGVGDEVSEITAKAMAGELDFFESLTRRVSLLKGLELAKVDQICSNLPLMPGAAELIAHLKSKGIKVVVFSGGFHSGTDRAQEKLKFDASFANILHHKDGVLTGLVGGEMMFGFSKGAMLANLQNLLGISKEQTMSVGDGANDLSMFEHSNLKIAFCAKQILRQAATCCVDKKDLREIVNLI; this is encoded by the coding sequence TTGATAAAGCTTTGTGTATTTGATTTTGATTCGACGCTGATGGACGGTGAGACGATAGATTTTTTAGCTGCGGCAAAAGGCGTGGGCGATGAGGTTAGCGAAATAACTGCAAAAGCGATGGCTGGCGAACTTGATTTTTTCGAGAGCTTGACGCGCCGCGTTTCGCTTTTAAAGGGGCTTGAGCTTGCTAAAGTAGATCAAATTTGCTCAAATTTGCCGCTCATGCCAGGAGCCGCCGAGTTGATCGCGCATCTAAAAAGTAAGGGCATCAAGGTCGTAGTTTTTAGCGGCGGATTTCACTCGGGCACCGATAGAGCGCAAGAAAAGCTCAAATTTGATGCTAGTTTCGCGAATATCCTGCATCACAAAGACGGCGTCCTGACTGGACTCGTGGGGGGCGAAATGATGTTTGGCTTTTCAAAAGGCGCGATGCTTGCAAATTTACAAAATTTGCTTGGAATCTCAAAAGAGCAGACGATGAGCGTGGGCGACGGCGCCAACGACCTATCTATGTTTGAGCATTCAAATTTAAAAATCGCATTTTGCGCAAAGCAAATTTTGAGGCAAGCGGCAACTTGTTGCGTGGATAAAAAAGATTTGCGCGAGATCGTAAATTTGATATAA
- a CDS encoding chemotaxis protein CheW, translated as MNDKLNQVLKRQKRQVIDPNEKEHEEIVQLVGFIVGDEEYAIPILNIQEIIKPIEYTRVPSVPEYVLGVFNLRGSVIPLIDLRKKFSLNAAKPSTSTRYIVMKDGDNVAGFVIDRLTEAIRIQQNRIDPPPETLLRDKGMIYGIGKRDNSILTILKVETLLKRDF; from the coding sequence ATGAACGACAAACTAAATCAGGTTCTAAAAAGACAAAAAAGACAGGTGATAGACCCAAACGAAAAAGAGCACGAGGAGATCGTCCAGCTAGTCGGCTTTATCGTGGGCGACGAGGAGTATGCGATACCTATTTTAAATATCCAAGAGATAATTAAGCCCATCGAATACACTCGCGTGCCTAGCGTACCTGAGTATGTTTTGGGCGTATTTAACTTGCGCGGTAGCGTCATCCCGTTAATCGACTTGAGAAAGAAATTTTCTCTAAATGCCGCAAAACCGAGCACGAGTACTAGATATATAGTAATGAAAGACGGCGATAACGTTGCTGGATTTGTGATTGATAGGCTAACGGAAGCTATTAGGATACAGCAAAATAGGATCGATCCGCCGCCTGAAACGCTTTTAAGAGATAAGGGTATGATTTATGGCATCGGTAAGAGAGATAATAGTATTCTTACGATTTTAAAAGTCGAAACGCTATTGAAACGTGATTTTTAG
- a CDS encoding hybrid sensor histidine kinase/response regulator, with the protein MDDMREIMEDFLVEAFELVEQIDHDLIELESNPEDLELLNRIFRVAHTVKGSSSFLNFDILTKLTHHMEDVLNKARRNELKITPDIMDVVLESVDMMKGLLHGIRDSGNDTDVGIEIGDICKRLTAISEGEAPSAAVSEPAPVVPEPVVEAPKEPEPVSDENLSNLSDDEVEAEIERLLKVRKAEDQARRAQKAAAGEAPKPTAPAAPQAPAPSNSAPAPKPAPAKPANKKEDKKVPAPSSGASADEQTIRVEVKRLDHLMNLIGELVLGKNRLLKIYDDVEERYEGEKFLEELNQVVSSLSLVTTDIQLAVMKTRMLPIAKVFNKFPRMIRDLSRELNKQIDLEITGEETELDKSIVEQIGDPLVHMIRNSCDHGIEDGATRLAAGKPEKGTIQLKAYNEGNHIVVEITDDGKGLDADMLKARSIEKGIITEREADTMSDKEAFGLIFKPGFSTAAKVTNVSGRGVGMDVVKTNIEKLNGIIDIESEVGKGTTMKLKIPLTLAIIQSLLVGAQEEFFAIPLASVLETVRVPIDDIYTIDGKNVLRLRDEVLSLVKLSDIFGVKQVFDGGDQTYVVVIGVAEAKLGIIVDSLVGQEEIVIKSMGDYLQNIPGIAGATIRGDGRVTLIIDVGMMMEMAKDIKVDIKASMESSKSVKEKPSDYKVLIVDDSKMDRTIMQKSLAPLGVTVIEATNGVEALTIVKSGEHALDAMLIDIEMPRMDGYTLAGEIRKYSKYRNLPLIAVTSRTSKADRLRGVEVGMTEYITKPYSSEYLENVVRKNIKLIG; encoded by the coding sequence ATGGATGATATGAGAGAGATAATGGAAGACTTCCTGGTTGAAGCCTTCGAACTAGTAGAACAAATAGACCATGACCTCATAGAACTTGAGTCTAATCCTGAAGACTTAGAGCTTTTAAATAGAATTTTCCGCGTTGCGCATACGGTCAAGGGGTCATCGAGCTTTTTAAATTTCGATATCCTTACAAAATTAACTCACCATATGGAGGATGTATTAAATAAAGCGCGCCGAAATGAACTAAAGATAACTCCGGATATCATGGACGTGGTGCTAGAGTCTGTGGATATGATGAAGGGCTTACTCCACGGTATCAGAGATAGCGGCAACGATACGGACGTAGGCATCGAGATAGGCGATATCTGCAAAAGACTAACCGCAATATCCGAAGGTGAAGCCCCGAGTGCGGCCGTTAGCGAGCCTGCACCCGTGGTACCAGAGCCTGTAGTAGAGGCGCCAAAAGAGCCTGAACCGGTTAGTGATGAAAATTTGTCAAATTTAAGCGACGACGAGGTCGAAGCCGAGATAGAAAGACTGCTGAAAGTAAGAAAGGCTGAAGATCAGGCAAGACGCGCTCAAAAAGCAGCAGCAGGCGAAGCGCCAAAACCTACTGCACCGGCTGCGCCGCAAGCTCCAGCTCCCTCAAATTCTGCACCGGCTCCAAAGCCCGCTCCAGCAAAGCCTGCCAACAAAAAAGAGGACAAAAAAGTACCCGCTCCATCAAGTGGAGCTAGCGCGGACGAGCAGACTATACGCGTCGAGGTTAAGCGTCTAGATCACCTGATGAACCTGATCGGCGAGCTGGTGCTTGGCAAAAACAGATTGCTTAAAATTTACGACGACGTCGAGGAGAGATATGAGGGCGAGAAATTCCTCGAGGAGCTAAATCAAGTAGTATCCAGCCTAAGCCTAGTAACTACTGACATACAGCTAGCCGTTATGAAAACAAGGATGCTACCTATTGCAAAGGTATTTAATAAATTTCCTCGCATGATCCGCGATCTAAGCCGCGAGCTAAATAAGCAAATCGACCTTGAGATCACGGGCGAGGAGACGGAGCTTGATAAATCCATCGTCGAGCAAATCGGCGATCCACTCGTGCATATGATAAGAAACTCGTGCGACCACGGTATCGAAGACGGCGCTACCAGACTAGCTGCTGGCAAACCGGAAAAAGGCACCATCCAGCTAAAAGCCTATAACGAAGGCAACCATATCGTAGTCGAGATCACCGACGACGGTAAGGGATTAGATGCCGATATGCTAAAGGCACGCTCGATAGAAAAGGGCATCATCACCGAGCGCGAAGCCGATACTATGAGCGATAAAGAGGCGTTCGGACTTATATTTAAGCCTGGATTTTCGACTGCTGCGAAGGTAACTAACGTAAGCGGCCGCGGTGTGGGAATGGACGTCGTAAAAACGAATATCGAAAAGCTAAACGGTATAATCGACATCGAAAGCGAAGTGGGTAAGGGCACGACGATGAAGCTAAAGATTCCGCTCACGCTAGCTATCATACAGTCGCTTTTAGTAGGCGCACAAGAGGAGTTTTTCGCTATTCCTCTAGCAAGCGTTTTAGAGACCGTGCGCGTGCCGATCGACGATATCTATACGATTGACGGCAAAAACGTGCTCAGACTACGCGACGAGGTGTTGTCGCTGGTTAAGCTATCTGATATCTTTGGCGTCAAGCAGGTCTTTGACGGCGGCGATCAGACATACGTGGTCGTTATCGGCGTAGCGGAGGCAAAACTAGGCATCATCGTAGATAGCCTCGTAGGACAAGAGGAGATCGTAATTAAATCAATGGGTGATTATCTCCAAAATATCCCTGGAATCGCGGGAGCCACGATAAGAGGCGACGGCCGCGTAACACTCATCATCGACGTAGGTATGATGATGGAGATGGCAAAAGATATAAAAGTAGACATAAAAGCCAGCATGGAATCCTCAAAAAGCGTTAAAGAAAAACCGAGCGACTACAAGGTGCTGATCGTCGACGACTCGAAGATGGACAGAACCATAATGCAAAAATCGCTAGCCCCTCTTGGCGTAACGGTGATAGAGGCCACTAACGGCGTCGAGGCTCTAACTATCGTAAAATCTGGCGAACATGCGCTTGATGCGATGCTAATCGATATCGAAATGCCGCGAATGGACGGCTACACGCTAGCGGGCGAAATTCGCAAGTACTCAAAATATAGAAATTTGCCGCTTATTGCGGTAACCTCAAGGACGTCAAAGGCCGATAGGCTAAGAGGCGTGGAAGTAGGAATGACCGAGTATATAACTAAGCCGTATTCGTCCGAGTACCTTGAAAACGTAGTTAGAAAAAATATCAAACTAATAGGATAG